A genomic segment from Nematostella vectensis chromosome 6, jaNemVect1.1, whole genome shotgun sequence encodes:
- the LOC5511470 gene encoding uncharacterized protein LOC5511470 isoform X6 produces MYRDSGLFTRRARKAAVIQRMSTTKKIHMPAVAIAAVIGKKKKNLDYIEEMTNIRPSIDSDQDCVILEGSAEDVQKAEHIIKDMIEPETVELKESQIGMVIGKGGKRINSIGQETGAKIYVKDYKAHIMGTKNQKSKAKYRILRLLAEPVVSKRTGVYISKDLVGRVFGKSEEIKKRISEQTNTFISYNLEEEMLYICGETVLQEHNARCRIKQAVLPYNNVKCSAIEGSENSMFKLVFVEPPYPTWSGEFFEVSLVDGQQCGPSNVVGYKDLVLKKLQHLDPEKDAFEIDLWSHIGHAYIKGIDEGDDLQYYTLNELQSHLHQDYTWLPLQGGRSSTTNSTWRVDFAGGLTERQVAQLMRTFQDPTCRGPSNIRYDFSFFSPLSHKYGCRRIRITAFIKEGEDEEFPIQMKGVLRHEILNDNLHIYLCVPSTSVLKLTIIMPSRQFDCRLNLRKSPKNLHLTLKEQEEETMLMDYLRKALVICETGQLQSVQLKQDVPLPDDFDLDYFSRSERFNCHYPIGEERFTMMFSREKAVHLPNSKKDECREMIDLHLHCDDWDRRLAKGDWDPDQIIKKLDSYVEFVRYVQSNITMETEEEQAYPTSL; encoded by the exons ATGTACCGTGATAGCGGTCTCTTCACTCGTAGGGCGAGAAAGGCTGCAGTAATACAGAGG ATGAgtacaacaaagaaaatacacaTGCCTGCAGTTGCGATTGCAGCTGTCATTggcaaaaaaaagaagaatttGGATTATATCGAGGAAATGACAAATATCCGACCATCCATTGACAGTGATCAGGACTGTGTTATTCTTGAAGGCAGTGCAGAAGATGTCCAGAAAGCAGAACATATAATAAAGGATATGATA GAACCAGAAACTGTTGAGCTTAAAGAAAGTCAGATTGGTATGGTCATTGGAAAAGGTGGTAAACGAATAAATTCAATAGGCCAAGAAACCGGAGCAAAGATCTATGTCAAAGACTATAAGGCGCACATAATGGGCACCAAGAACCAAAAGAGCAAAGCAAAGTATCGTATTCTCAGACTTCTTGCTGAACCTGTGGTCTCTAAACGGACTGGTGTTTACATTTCAAAAGACCTTGTTGGGCGTGTTTTTGGGAAAAgtgaagaaataaagaaaagaattagtgaacaaacaaacacatttATATCTTACAATCTTGAGGAAGAAATGCTTTATATATGTGGCGAGACAGTTTTACAAGAACACAATGCTCGATGTCGAATTAAACAAGCAGTGCTTCCGTATAATAATGTTAAATGTAGCGCTATTGAAGGGAGTGAAAATAGCATGTTTAAGCTGGTGTTTGTGGAACCACCATATCCCACGTGGAGTGGAGAGTTCTTCGAAGTATCACTGGTTGATGGTCAGCAATGCGGACCATCAAACGTG GTTGGTTACAAGGACCTTGTACTTAAGAAACTCCAGCACTTAGACCCTGAAAAGGATGCTTTCGAAATCGACCTGTGGTCACATATTGGTCATGCGTACATAAAAGGCATCGATGAAG GGGATGATTTACAATACTACACCTTGAATGAACTGCAGTCACATTTACATCAAGATTATACATGGTTACCACTCCAAGGTGGAAGAAGTTCAACAACTAACAGTACCTGGAGGGTGGATTTTGCAGGAGGACTCACCGAGAGACAGGTCGCGCAGCTCATGCGGACATTTCAGGACCCAACATGTCGTGGACCTTCCAACATCCGATATGACTTCTCCTTTTTCTCACCATTAAGTCACAAGTATGGCTGTAGACGGATCAGAATAACG GCATTCATCAAAGAAGGAGAAGATGAAGAGTTTCCAATACAGATGAAGGGGGTACTCAGACACGAAATACTCAACGACAATTTACACATCTACCTTTGCGTACCATCAACTTCGGTACTTAAACTGACCATAATTATGCCATCACGACAGTTTGATTGCCGGCTGAACCTCAGAAAAA GTCCAAAAAACCTCCACCTAACACTAAAAGAGCAGGAGGAGGAGACCATGTTGATGGACTACCTGAGGAAGGCACTGGTTATCTGCGAGACAGGACAACTACAGTCTGTACAGTTAAAACAAGATGTCCCTCTTCCAGACGACTTCGATCTAGATTATTTTAGTCGATCTGAACGCTTTAACTGCCATTACCCTATCGGTGAAGAACGGTTTACGATGATGTTCTCTAGAGAAAAGGCAGTGCATTTGCCCAATTCAAAAAAGGACGAATGCCGTGAAATG ATTGACCTACACCTACACTGTGATGATTGGGATAGGAGGCTTGCGAAGGGAGACTGGGACCCAGATCAAATAATCAAGAAGCTCGATAGTTATGTGGAATTTGTCAGATACGTGCAAAGCAACATCACCATGGAAACAGAAGAGGAACAAGCTTATCCAACATCACTCTAA
- the LOC5511470 gene encoding uncharacterized protein LOC5511470 isoform X8, with the protein MSTTKKIHMPAVAIAAVIGKKKKNLDYIEEMTNIRPSIDSDQDCVILEGSAEDVQKAEHIIKDMIEPETVELKESQIGMVIGKGGKRINSIGQETGAKIYVKDYKAHIMGTKNQKSKAKYRILRLLAEPVVSKRTGVYISKDLVGRVFGKSEEIKKRISEQTNTFISYNLEEEMLYICGETVLQEHNARCRIKQAVLPYNNVKCSAIEGSENSMFKLVFVEPPYPTWSGEFFEVSLVDGQQCGPSNVVGYKDLVLKKLQHLDPEKDAFEIDLWSHIGHAYIKGIDEGDDLQYYTLNELQSHLHQDYTWLPLQGGRSSTTNSTWRVDFAGGLTERQVAQLMRTFQDPTCRGPSNIRYDFSFFSPLSHKYGCRRIRITAFIKEGEDEEFPIQMKGVLRHEILNDNLHIYLCVPSTSVLKLTIIMPSRQFDCRLNLRKSPKNLHLTLKEQEEETMLMDYLRKALVICETGQLQSVQLKQDVPLPDDFDLDYFSRSERFNCHYPIGEERFTMMFSREKAVHLPNSKKDECREMIDLHLHCDDWDRRLAKGDWDPDQIIKKLDSYVEFVRYVQSNITMETEEEQAYPTSL; encoded by the exons ATGAgtacaacaaagaaaatacacaTGCCTGCAGTTGCGATTGCAGCTGTCATTggcaaaaaaaagaagaatttGGATTATATCGAGGAAATGACAAATATCCGACCATCCATTGACAGTGATCAGGACTGTGTTATTCTTGAAGGCAGTGCAGAAGATGTCCAGAAAGCAGAACATATAATAAAGGATATGATA GAACCAGAAACTGTTGAGCTTAAAGAAAGTCAGATTGGTATGGTCATTGGAAAAGGTGGTAAACGAATAAATTCAATAGGCCAAGAAACCGGAGCAAAGATCTATGTCAAAGACTATAAGGCGCACATAATGGGCACCAAGAACCAAAAGAGCAAAGCAAAGTATCGTATTCTCAGACTTCTTGCTGAACCTGTGGTCTCTAAACGGACTGGTGTTTACATTTCAAAAGACCTTGTTGGGCGTGTTTTTGGGAAAAgtgaagaaataaagaaaagaattagtgaacaaacaaacacatttATATCTTACAATCTTGAGGAAGAAATGCTTTATATATGTGGCGAGACAGTTTTACAAGAACACAATGCTCGATGTCGAATTAAACAAGCAGTGCTTCCGTATAATAATGTTAAATGTAGCGCTATTGAAGGGAGTGAAAATAGCATGTTTAAGCTGGTGTTTGTGGAACCACCATATCCCACGTGGAGTGGAGAGTTCTTCGAAGTATCACTGGTTGATGGTCAGCAATGCGGACCATCAAACGTG GTTGGTTACAAGGACCTTGTACTTAAGAAACTCCAGCACTTAGACCCTGAAAAGGATGCTTTCGAAATCGACCTGTGGTCACATATTGGTCATGCGTACATAAAAGGCATCGATGAAG GGGATGATTTACAATACTACACCTTGAATGAACTGCAGTCACATTTACATCAAGATTATACATGGTTACCACTCCAAGGTGGAAGAAGTTCAACAACTAACAGTACCTGGAGGGTGGATTTTGCAGGAGGACTCACCGAGAGACAGGTCGCGCAGCTCATGCGGACATTTCAGGACCCAACATGTCGTGGACCTTCCAACATCCGATATGACTTCTCCTTTTTCTCACCATTAAGTCACAAGTATGGCTGTAGACGGATCAGAATAACG GCATTCATCAAAGAAGGAGAAGATGAAGAGTTTCCAATACAGATGAAGGGGGTACTCAGACACGAAATACTCAACGACAATTTACACATCTACCTTTGCGTACCATCAACTTCGGTACTTAAACTGACCATAATTATGCCATCACGACAGTTTGATTGCCGGCTGAACCTCAGAAAAA GTCCAAAAAACCTCCACCTAACACTAAAAGAGCAGGAGGAGGAGACCATGTTGATGGACTACCTGAGGAAGGCACTGGTTATCTGCGAGACAGGACAACTACAGTCTGTACAGTTAAAACAAGATGTCCCTCTTCCAGACGACTTCGATCTAGATTATTTTAGTCGATCTGAACGCTTTAACTGCCATTACCCTATCGGTGAAGAACGGTTTACGATGATGTTCTCTAGAGAAAAGGCAGTGCATTTGCCCAATTCAAAAAAGGACGAATGCCGTGAAATG ATTGACCTACACCTACACTGTGATGATTGGGATAGGAGGCTTGCGAAGGGAGACTGGGACCCAGATCAAATAATCAAGAAGCTCGATAGTTATGTGGAATTTGTCAGATACGTGCAAAGCAACATCACCATGGAAACAGAAGAGGAACAAGCTTATCCAACATCACTCTAA
- the LOC5511470 gene encoding uncharacterized protein LOC5511470 isoform X3: MYRGSGLFTRKARKAAVIQRMSTTKKIHMPAVAIAAVIGKKKKNLDYIEEMTNIRPSIDSDQDCVILEGSAEDVQKAEHIIKDMIEPETVELKESQIGMVIGKGGKRINSIGQETGAKIYVKDYKAHIMGTKNQKSKAKYRILRLLAEPVVSKRTGVYISKDLVGRVFGKSEEIKKRISEQTNTFISYNLEEEMLYICGETVLQEHNARCRIKQAVLPYNNVKCSAIEGSENSMFKLVFVEPPYPTWSGEFFEVSLVDGQQCGPSNVVGYKDLVLKKLQHLDPEKDAFEIDLWSHIGHAYIKGIDEGDDLQYYTLNELQSHLHQDYTWLPLQGGRSSTTNSTWRVDFAGGLTERQVAQLMRTFQDPTCRGPSNIRYDFSFFSPLSHKYGCRRIRITAFIKEGEDEEFPIQMKGVLRHEILNDNLHIYLCVPSTSVLKLTIIMPSRQFDCRLNLRKSPKNLHLTLKEQEEETMLMDYLRKALVICETGQLQSVQLKQDVPLPDDFDLDYFSRSERFNCHYPIGEERFTMMFSREKAVHLPNSKKDECREMIDLHLHCDDWDRRLAKGDWDPDQIIKKLDSYVEFVRYVQSNITMETEEEQAYPTSL, translated from the exons ATGTACCGTGGTAGCGGTCTCTTCACTCGTAAGGCGAGAAAGGCTGCAGTAATACAGAGG ATGAgtacaacaaagaaaatacacaTGCCTGCAGTTGCGATTGCAGCTGTCATTggcaaaaaaaagaagaatttGGATTATATCGAGGAAATGACAAATATCCGACCATCCATTGACAGTGATCAGGACTGTGTTATTCTTGAAGGCAGTGCAGAAGATGTCCAGAAAGCAGAACATATAATAAAGGATATGATA GAACCAGAAACTGTTGAGCTTAAAGAAAGTCAGATTGGTATGGTCATTGGAAAAGGTGGTAAACGAATAAATTCAATAGGCCAAGAAACCGGAGCAAAGATCTATGTCAAAGACTATAAGGCGCACATAATGGGCACCAAGAACCAAAAGAGCAAAGCAAAGTATCGTATTCTCAGACTTCTTGCTGAACCTGTGGTCTCTAAACGGACTGGTGTTTACATTTCAAAAGACCTTGTTGGGCGTGTTTTTGGGAAAAgtgaagaaataaagaaaagaattagtgaacaaacaaacacatttATATCTTACAATCTTGAGGAAGAAATGCTTTATATATGTGGCGAGACAGTTTTACAAGAACACAATGCTCGATGTCGAATTAAACAAGCAGTGCTTCCGTATAATAATGTTAAATGTAGCGCTATTGAAGGGAGTGAAAATAGCATGTTTAAGCTGGTGTTTGTGGAACCACCATATCCCACGTGGAGTGGAGAGTTCTTCGAAGTATCACTGGTTGATGGTCAGCAATGCGGACCATCAAACGTG GTTGGTTACAAGGACCTTGTACTTAAGAAACTCCAGCACTTAGACCCTGAAAAGGATGCTTTCGAAATCGACCTGTGGTCACATATTGGTCATGCGTACATAAAAGGCATCGATGAAG GGGATGATTTACAATACTACACCTTGAATGAACTGCAGTCACATTTACATCAAGATTATACATGGTTACCACTCCAAGGTGGAAGAAGTTCAACAACTAACAGTACCTGGAGGGTGGATTTTGCAGGAGGACTCACCGAGAGACAGGTCGCGCAGCTCATGCGGACATTTCAGGACCCAACATGTCGTGGACCTTCCAACATCCGATATGACTTCTCCTTTTTCTCACCATTAAGTCACAAGTATGGCTGTAGACGGATCAGAATAACG GCATTCATCAAAGAAGGAGAAGATGAAGAGTTTCCAATACAGATGAAGGGGGTACTCAGACACGAAATACTCAACGACAATTTACACATCTACCTTTGCGTACCATCAACTTCGGTACTTAAACTGACCATAATTATGCCATCACGACAGTTTGATTGCCGGCTGAACCTCAGAAAAA GTCCAAAAAACCTCCACCTAACACTAAAAGAGCAGGAGGAGGAGACCATGTTGATGGACTACCTGAGGAAGGCACTGGTTATCTGCGAGACAGGACAACTACAGTCTGTACAGTTAAAACAAGATGTCCCTCTTCCAGACGACTTCGATCTAGATTATTTTAGTCGATCTGAACGCTTTAACTGCCATTACCCTATCGGTGAAGAACGGTTTACGATGATGTTCTCTAGAGAAAAGGCAGTGCATTTGCCCAATTCAAAAAAGGACGAATGCCGTGAAATG ATTGACCTACACCTACACTGTGATGATTGGGATAGGAGGCTTGCGAAGGGAGACTGGGACCCAGATCAAATAATCAAGAAGCTCGATAGTTATGTGGAATTTGTCAGATACGTGCAAAGCAACATCACCATGGAAACAGAAGAGGAACAAGCTTATCCAACATCACTCTAA
- the LOC5511470 gene encoding uncharacterized protein LOC5511470 isoform X2, producing the protein MYRDSGLFTRKARNAAVIQRMSTTKKIHMPAVAIAAVIGKKKKNLDYIEEMTNIRPSIDSDQDCVILEGSAEDVQKAEHIIKDMIEPETVELKESQIGMVIGKGGKRINSIGQETGAKIYVKDYKAHIMGTKNQKSKAKYRILRLLAEPVVSKRTGVYISKDLVGRVFGKSEEIKKRISEQTNTFISYNLEEEMLYICGETVLQEHNARCRIKQAVLPYNNVKCSAIEGSENSMFKLVFVEPPYPTWSGEFFEVSLVDGQQCGPSNVVGYKDLVLKKLQHLDPEKDAFEIDLWSHIGHAYIKGIDEGDDLQYYTLNELQSHLHQDYTWLPLQGGRSSTTNSTWRVDFAGGLTERQVAQLMRTFQDPTCRGPSNIRYDFSFFSPLSHKYGCRRIRITAFIKEGEDEEFPIQMKGVLRHEILNDNLHIYLCVPSTSVLKLTIIMPSRQFDCRLNLRKSPKNLHLTLKEQEEETMLMDYLRKALVICETGQLQSVQLKQDVPLPDDFDLDYFSRSERFNCHYPIGEERFTMMFSREKAVHLPNSKKDECREMIDLHLHCDDWDRRLAKGDWDPDQIIKKLDSYVEFVRYVQSNITMETEEEQAYPTSL; encoded by the exons ATGTACCGTGATAGCGGTCTCTTCACTCGTAAGGCGAGAAATGCTGCAGTAATACAGAGG ATGAgtacaacaaagaaaatacacaTGCCTGCAGTTGCGATTGCAGCTGTCATTggcaaaaaaaagaagaatttGGATTATATCGAGGAAATGACAAATATCCGACCATCCATTGACAGTGATCAGGACTGTGTTATTCTTGAAGGCAGTGCAGAAGATGTCCAGAAAGCAGAACATATAATAAAGGATATGATA GAACCAGAAACTGTTGAGCTTAAAGAAAGTCAGATTGGTATGGTCATTGGAAAAGGTGGTAAACGAATAAATTCAATAGGCCAAGAAACCGGAGCAAAGATCTATGTCAAAGACTATAAGGCGCACATAATGGGCACCAAGAACCAAAAGAGCAAAGCAAAGTATCGTATTCTCAGACTTCTTGCTGAACCTGTGGTCTCTAAACGGACTGGTGTTTACATTTCAAAAGACCTTGTTGGGCGTGTTTTTGGGAAAAgtgaagaaataaagaaaagaattagtgaacaaacaaacacatttATATCTTACAATCTTGAGGAAGAAATGCTTTATATATGTGGCGAGACAGTTTTACAAGAACACAATGCTCGATGTCGAATTAAACAAGCAGTGCTTCCGTATAATAATGTTAAATGTAGCGCTATTGAAGGGAGTGAAAATAGCATGTTTAAGCTGGTGTTTGTGGAACCACCATATCCCACGTGGAGTGGAGAGTTCTTCGAAGTATCACTGGTTGATGGTCAGCAATGCGGACCATCAAACGTG GTTGGTTACAAGGACCTTGTACTTAAGAAACTCCAGCACTTAGACCCTGAAAAGGATGCTTTCGAAATCGACCTGTGGTCACATATTGGTCATGCGTACATAAAAGGCATCGATGAAG GGGATGATTTACAATACTACACCTTGAATGAACTGCAGTCACATTTACATCAAGATTATACATGGTTACCACTCCAAGGTGGAAGAAGTTCAACAACTAACAGTACCTGGAGGGTGGATTTTGCAGGAGGACTCACCGAGAGACAGGTCGCGCAGCTCATGCGGACATTTCAGGACCCAACATGTCGTGGACCTTCCAACATCCGATATGACTTCTCCTTTTTCTCACCATTAAGTCACAAGTATGGCTGTAGACGGATCAGAATAACG GCATTCATCAAAGAAGGAGAAGATGAAGAGTTTCCAATACAGATGAAGGGGGTACTCAGACACGAAATACTCAACGACAATTTACACATCTACCTTTGCGTACCATCAACTTCGGTACTTAAACTGACCATAATTATGCCATCACGACAGTTTGATTGCCGGCTGAACCTCAGAAAAA GTCCAAAAAACCTCCACCTAACACTAAAAGAGCAGGAGGAGGAGACCATGTTGATGGACTACCTGAGGAAGGCACTGGTTATCTGCGAGACAGGACAACTACAGTCTGTACAGTTAAAACAAGATGTCCCTCTTCCAGACGACTTCGATCTAGATTATTTTAGTCGATCTGAACGCTTTAACTGCCATTACCCTATCGGTGAAGAACGGTTTACGATGATGTTCTCTAGAGAAAAGGCAGTGCATTTGCCCAATTCAAAAAAGGACGAATGCCGTGAAATG ATTGACCTACACCTACACTGTGATGATTGGGATAGGAGGCTTGCGAAGGGAGACTGGGACCCAGATCAAATAATCAAGAAGCTCGATAGTTATGTGGAATTTGTCAGATACGTGCAAAGCAACATCACCATGGAAACAGAAGAGGAACAAGCTTATCCAACATCACTCTAA
- the LOC5511470 gene encoding uncharacterized protein LOC5511470 isoform X1, with product MYRDSGLFTRKARKAAVIQRMSTTKKIHMPAVAIAAVIGKKKKNLDYIEEMTNIRPSIDSDQDCVILEGSAEDVQKAEHIIKDMIEPETVELKESQIGMVIGKGGKRINSIGQETGAKIYVKDYKAHIMGTKNQKSKAKYRILRLLAEPVVSKRTGVYISKDLVGRVFGKSEEIKKRISEQTNTFISYNLEEEMLYICGETVLQEHNARCRIKQAVLPYNNVKCSAIEGSENSMFKLVFVEPPYPTWSGEFFEVSLVDGQQCGPSNVVGYKDLVLKKLQHLDPEKDAFEIDLWSHIGHAYIKGIDEGDDLQYYTLNELQSHLHQDYTWLPLQGGRSSTTNSTWRVDFAGGLTERQVAQLMRTFQDPTCRGPSNIRYDFSFFSPLSHKYGCRRIRITAFIKEGEDEEFPIQMKGVLRHEILNDNLHIYLCVPSTSVLKLTIIMPSRQFDCRLNLRKSPKNLHLTLKEQEEETMLMDYLRKALVICETGQLQSVQLKQDVPLPDDFDLDYFSRSERFNCHYPIGEERFTMMFSREKAVHLPNSKKDECREMIDLHLHCDDWDRRLAKGDWDPDQIIKKLDSYVEFVRYVQSNITMETEEEQAYPTSL from the exons ATGTACCGTGATAGCGGTCTCTTCACTCGTAAGGCGAGAAAGGCTGCAGTAATACAGAGG ATGAgtacaacaaagaaaatacacaTGCCTGCAGTTGCGATTGCAGCTGTCATTggcaaaaaaaagaagaatttGGATTATATCGAGGAAATGACAAATATCCGACCATCCATTGACAGTGATCAGGACTGTGTTATTCTTGAAGGCAGTGCAGAAGATGTCCAGAAAGCAGAACATATAATAAAGGATATGATA GAACCAGAAACTGTTGAGCTTAAAGAAAGTCAGATTGGTATGGTCATTGGAAAAGGTGGTAAACGAATAAATTCAATAGGCCAAGAAACCGGAGCAAAGATCTATGTCAAAGACTATAAGGCGCACATAATGGGCACCAAGAACCAAAAGAGCAAAGCAAAGTATCGTATTCTCAGACTTCTTGCTGAACCTGTGGTCTCTAAACGGACTGGTGTTTACATTTCAAAAGACCTTGTTGGGCGTGTTTTTGGGAAAAgtgaagaaataaagaaaagaattagtgaacaaacaaacacatttATATCTTACAATCTTGAGGAAGAAATGCTTTATATATGTGGCGAGACAGTTTTACAAGAACACAATGCTCGATGTCGAATTAAACAAGCAGTGCTTCCGTATAATAATGTTAAATGTAGCGCTATTGAAGGGAGTGAAAATAGCATGTTTAAGCTGGTGTTTGTGGAACCACCATATCCCACGTGGAGTGGAGAGTTCTTCGAAGTATCACTGGTTGATGGTCAGCAATGCGGACCATCAAACGTG GTTGGTTACAAGGACCTTGTACTTAAGAAACTCCAGCACTTAGACCCTGAAAAGGATGCTTTCGAAATCGACCTGTGGTCACATATTGGTCATGCGTACATAAAAGGCATCGATGAAG GGGATGATTTACAATACTACACCTTGAATGAACTGCAGTCACATTTACATCAAGATTATACATGGTTACCACTCCAAGGTGGAAGAAGTTCAACAACTAACAGTACCTGGAGGGTGGATTTTGCAGGAGGACTCACCGAGAGACAGGTCGCGCAGCTCATGCGGACATTTCAGGACCCAACATGTCGTGGACCTTCCAACATCCGATATGACTTCTCCTTTTTCTCACCATTAAGTCACAAGTATGGCTGTAGACGGATCAGAATAACG GCATTCATCAAAGAAGGAGAAGATGAAGAGTTTCCAATACAGATGAAGGGGGTACTCAGACACGAAATACTCAACGACAATTTACACATCTACCTTTGCGTACCATCAACTTCGGTACTTAAACTGACCATAATTATGCCATCACGACAGTTTGATTGCCGGCTGAACCTCAGAAAAA GTCCAAAAAACCTCCACCTAACACTAAAAGAGCAGGAGGAGGAGACCATGTTGATGGACTACCTGAGGAAGGCACTGGTTATCTGCGAGACAGGACAACTACAGTCTGTACAGTTAAAACAAGATGTCCCTCTTCCAGACGACTTCGATCTAGATTATTTTAGTCGATCTGAACGCTTTAACTGCCATTACCCTATCGGTGAAGAACGGTTTACGATGATGTTCTCTAGAGAAAAGGCAGTGCATTTGCCCAATTCAAAAAAGGACGAATGCCGTGAAATG ATTGACCTACACCTACACTGTGATGATTGGGATAGGAGGCTTGCGAAGGGAGACTGGGACCCAGATCAAATAATCAAGAAGCTCGATAGTTATGTGGAATTTGTCAGATACGTGCAAAGCAACATCACCATGGAAACAGAAGAGGAACAAGCTTATCCAACATCACTCTAA
- the LOC5511470 gene encoding uncharacterized protein LOC5511470 isoform X5 — MYRGSGLFTRKARKAAVIQRMSTTKKIHMPAVAIAAVIGKKKKNLDYIEEMTNIRPSIDSDQDCVILEGSAEDVQKAEHIIKDMIEPETVELKESQIGMVIGKGGKRINSIGQETGAKIYVKDYKAHIMGTKNQKSKAKYRILRLLAEPVVSKRTGVYISKDLVGRVFGKSEEIKKRISEQTNTFISYNLEEEMLYICGETVLQEHNARCRIKQAVLPYNNVKCSAIEGSENSMFKLVFVEPPYPTWSGEFFEVSLVDGQQCGPSNVVGYKDLVLKKLQHLDPEKDAFEIDLWSHIGHAYIKGIDEGDDLQYYTLNELQSHLHQDYTWLPLQGGRSSTTNSTWRVDFAGGLTERQVAQLMRTFQDPTCRGPSNIRYDFSFFSPLSHKYGCRRIRITAFIKEGEDEEFPIQMKGVLRHEILNDNLHIYLCVPSTSVLKLTIIMPSRQFDCRLNLRKSPKNLHLTLKEQEEETMLMDYLRKALVICETGQLQSVQLKQDVPLPDDFDLDYFSRSERFNCHYPIGEERFTMMFSREKAVHLPNSKKDECREMIDLHLHCDDWDRRLAKGDWDPDQIIKKLDSYVEFVRYVQSNITMETEEEQAYPTSL, encoded by the exons ATGTACCGTGGTAGCGGTCTTTTCACTCGTAAGGCGAGAAAGGCTGCAGTAATACAGAGG ATGAgtacaacaaagaaaatacacaTGCCTGCAGTTGCGATTGCAGCTGTCATTggcaaaaaaaagaagaatttGGATTATATCGAGGAAATGACAAATATCCGACCATCCATTGACAGTGATCAGGACTGTGTTATTCTTGAAGGCAGTGCAGAAGATGTCCAGAAAGCAGAACATATAATAAAGGATATGATA GAACCAGAAACTGTTGAGCTTAAAGAAAGTCAGATTGGTATGGTCATTGGAAAAGGTGGTAAACGAATAAATTCAATAGGCCAAGAAACCGGAGCAAAGATCTATGTCAAAGACTATAAGGCGCACATAATGGGCACCAAGAACCAAAAGAGCAAAGCAAAGTATCGTATTCTCAGACTTCTTGCTGAACCTGTGGTCTCTAAACGGACTGGTGTTTACATTTCAAAAGACCTTGTTGGGCGTGTTTTTGGGAAAAgtgaagaaataaagaaaagaattagtgaacaaacaaacacatttATATCTTACAATCTTGAGGAAGAAATGCTTTATATATGTGGCGAGACAGTTTTACAAGAACACAATGCTCGATGTCGAATTAAACAAGCAGTGCTTCCGTATAATAATGTTAAATGTAGCGCTATTGAAGGGAGTGAAAATAGCATGTTTAAGCTGGTGTTTGTGGAACCACCATATCCCACGTGGAGTGGAGAGTTCTTCGAAGTATCACTGGTTGATGGTCAGCAATGCGGACCATCAAACGTG GTTGGTTACAAGGACCTTGTACTTAAGAAACTCCAGCACTTAGACCCTGAAAAGGATGCTTTCGAAATCGACCTGTGGTCACATATTGGTCATGCGTACATAAAAGGCATCGATGAAG GGGATGATTTACAATACTACACCTTGAATGAACTGCAGTCACATTTACATCAAGATTATACATGGTTACCACTCCAAGGTGGAAGAAGTTCAACAACTAACAGTACCTGGAGGGTGGATTTTGCAGGAGGACTCACCGAGAGACAGGTCGCGCAGCTCATGCGGACATTTCAGGACCCAACATGTCGTGGACCTTCCAACATCCGATATGACTTCTCCTTTTTCTCACCATTAAGTCACAAGTATGGCTGTAGACGGATCAGAATAACG GCATTCATCAAAGAAGGAGAAGATGAAGAGTTTCCAATACAGATGAAGGGGGTACTCAGACACGAAATACTCAACGACAATTTACACATCTACCTTTGCGTACCATCAACTTCGGTACTTAAACTGACCATAATTATGCCATCACGACAGTTTGATTGCCGGCTGAACCTCAGAAAAA GTCCAAAAAACCTCCACCTAACACTAAAAGAGCAGGAGGAGGAGACCATGTTGATGGACTACCTGAGGAAGGCACTGGTTATCTGCGAGACAGGACAACTACAGTCTGTACAGTTAAAACAAGATGTCCCTCTTCCAGACGACTTCGATCTAGATTATTTTAGTCGATCTGAACGCTTTAACTGCCATTACCCTATCGGTGAAGAACGGTTTACGATGATGTTCTCTAGAGAAAAGGCAGTGCATTTGCCCAATTCAAAAAAGGACGAATGCCGTGAAATG ATTGACCTACACCTACACTGTGATGATTGGGATAGGAGGCTTGCGAAGGGAGACTGGGACCCAGATCAAATAATCAAGAAGCTCGATAGTTATGTGGAATTTGTCAGATACGTGCAAAGCAACATCACCATGGAAACAGAAGAGGAACAAGCTTATCCAACATCACTCTAA